In the genome of Halofilum ochraceum, one region contains:
- a CDS encoding glycine betaine ABC transporter substrate-binding protein, with product MIKRMIRKPHGVIAAALIAVTALLPLRAGAAEPVRFAIQAWPGVTVKTEVARQLLETMGYPTELQELDPQFVYQGI from the coding sequence ATGATCAAACGCATGATCCGCAAGCCGCACGGCGTGATTGCCGCGGCGCTGATTGCCGTCACCGCATTGCTTCCATTGCGTGCGGGGGCCGCGGAGCCGGTGCGCTTCGCCATCCAGGCCTGGCCGGGCGTGACCGTGAAGACCGAGGTCGCCCGCCAGTTGCTTGAGACGATGGGTTATCCGACCGAGCTGCAGGAACTCGACCCACAGTTCGTCTACCAGGGCATCC